Proteins co-encoded in one Corylus avellana chromosome ca9, CavTom2PMs-1.0 genomic window:
- the LOC132191758 gene encoding putative disease resistance protein RGA3 yields MAELAIITVGKVIEKLGSVAYQEFGLIWGVKSDLRKLERTMSIIREVLFDAEKKQASDSLLRIWLGQLNDVLLDAEDLLDEIQYQALREQAVATYGSTSTKVRHSFSSSMKRAFPFKLAHKIKGIRERLDEIAAEKDQFNLTIIRGDAHIMRPLRDPTHSFVHPSTVIGRYKEKKKIINFLMHPDGSKNVDVISIVGLGGLGKTTLAKWVYNDERVVGLFQLRLWVCVSEDFSVTRLIKEILKSACDTIDDNWNVDTLQTKLREVLRDTKFLLVLDDVWNEDRNKWIELKDLLIDGFEGSKIIVTTRSKLVASVMSTDFTYNLQGLSQHDCLSLFVKCAFKEGADEQHPNLLKIAKQIVGKCKGVPLAVRTLGSLLFSKVDEREWEFIRDNEIWKLEQKESDILPALRLSYSQLPIHLKRCFAYCSLFPKDYVFNSYLLIQSWMTHGLILETSTNKKLDLEDVGDLYINELVSRSFFQDAEGDYPSLPIYFFKMHDLIHDLAISVAQGECSVVDSDNKEIARTVRHLSFSVEDLGQEVPKCLDKLTKVRTVMSTKALESLPVSLVEACILKFKYLRFLDLSESYFEVLPSSIGTLKHLRYLDLSCNRRITELPNSICKLHNLQKLRLTRCTRLKWLPNDIRNMISLTYLGVTINSRCLLNNGFLNSLQFLLVSNCPSLQVLFQGMDGCLPNLRTLVIARCARLTSLALIMNHLTGLEDLIIYECENLSLTEGEDNQDLKLSLRNLQIINLRKLVVLPLWIQVSANTLQHLHIEDCKNFTALPEWLPTSNSLHTLKIINCPMFSSLPEWTDNLTPVRKFQPSGYFELIRKCQPEYPPKITRVIDLELDEDEDTWSTSAQENGSQATSTGA; encoded by the exons AAGCTCTAAGGGAGCAAGCGGTTGCCACATATGGGAGCACTTCTACAAAGGTACGTcattctttttcatcttctatGAAGCGTGCATTCCCTTTCAAACTGgctcataaaataaaaggcatTAGAGAGAGGTTAGATGAGATTGCTGCTGAGAAGGATCAATTTAATCTCACCATAATACGTGGAGATGCACATATCATGCGCCCGTTGAGAGACCCAACCCACTCATTTGTTCATCCATCAACTGTAATCGGTAGatataaggagaaaaaaaaaatcataaattttttgatGCACCCAGATGGTAGCAAAAATGTCGATGTAATTTCCATAGTTGGATTAGGAGGTTTGGGAAAAACCACACTAGCCAAGTGGGTGTACAACGATGAACGAGTAGTTGGGCTTTTTCAATTAAGATTGTGGGTTTGTGTGTCCGAAGATTTTAGTGTTACAAGATTGATAAAAGAAATCCTTAAATCTGCATGTGATACAATTGATGACAATTGGAATGTGGATACATTGcaaactaaattgagagaagtTTTAAGGGATACAAAATTTCTACTTGTCTTGGATGATGTCTGGAATGAAGATCGCAATAAATGGATTGAATTGAAAGATTTGTTAATTGATGGTTTCGAAGGAAGTAAGATTATAGTGACAACACGTAGTAAGTTGGTTGCCTCCGTTATGAGCACTGATTTCACATACAATTTACAAGGTCTATCCCAACATGAttgtttgtctttgtttgtGAAATGTGCATTTAAGGAAGGAGCAGATGAACAACATCCAAATCTcttaaaaattgcaaaacaaattGTGGGAAAATGTAAAGGGGTTCCGTTGGCAGTGAGGACTTTAGGCAGCctacttttttcaaaagttgatgAACGGGAGTGGGAATTCATAAGAGATAATGAGATATGGAAATTAGAACAAAAGGAGAGTGACATCTTACCTGCATTGAGATTGAGTTACAGTCAACTGCCGATTCACTTGAAGCGATGCTTTGCCTATTGTTCTCTTTTCCCAAAAGATTATGTATTCAATTCATATCTTTTGATTCAATCATGGATGACACATGGACTAATACTTGAAACGTCTACTAATAAAAAACTAGATTTGGAAGATGTTGGAGACTTGTATATAAATGAGTTGGTGTCGAGATCTTTTTTCCAAGATGCTGAGGGTGACTATCCTAGTTTGCCcatctatttctttaaaatgcATGATCTGATCCATGATCTTGCAATCTCAGTTGCACAAGGAGAGTGTTCCGTTGTAGACTCAGACAACAAAGAGATTGCTAGAACAGTTCGTCATTTATCATTTTCAGTAGAAGATTTGGGTCAAGAAGTTCCAAAATGCTTAGACAAGTTAACAAAGGTGCGCACCGTTATGTCCACTAAAGCCTTAGAATCACTCCCAGTGTCCTTAGTTGAAGCATGCATCTTAAAATTCAAGTACTTGCGATTCCTTGATTTAAGTGAATCGTATTTTGAGGTATTGCCAAGTTCTATTGGTACTCTGAAGCATTTAAGATATCTCGACCTATCTTGTAATAGAAGAATCACAGAACTTCCTAATTCCATTTGCAAGTTGCACAATTTGCAAAAATTACGACTTACTAGATGTACAAGACTTAAATGGTTGCCCAATGATATAAGGAACATGATCAGCCTCACGTATTTGGGAGTAACAATAAATTCTAGGTGCTTGTTGAATAATGGATTCTTGAATTCTCTTCAATTTTTGCTTGTATCTAATTGTCCAAGCCTACAAGTTTTGTTTCAAGGAATGGACGGGTGCCTCCCCAACCTTAGGACATTGGTGATAGCTCGGTGTGCAAGATTGACCTCTTTGGCACTCATTATGAATCACCTAACCGGCTTAGAGGACTTGATAATTTATGAATGTGAAAATCTTAGTTTGACGGAAGGAGAAGACAATCAGGATCTCAAGTTGAGCCTCCGAAATTTGCAGATTATAAATTTACGAAAGCTGGTGGTCTTGCCTCTATGGATCCAAGTATCTGCTAATACTTTACAGCACCTACACATTGAAGATTGTAAGAACTTCACGGCCTTACCTGAGTGGCTACCAACTTCCAACTCACTTCACACTCTTAAGATTATCAATTGTCCCATGTTTTCATCTCTTCCAGAGTGGACAGATAATCTCACTCCGGTAAGAAAATTTCAACCTAGTGGTTATTTTGAATTGATCAGGAAATGCCAACCGGAATATCCACCCAAGATCACTCGTGTAATAGACTTGGAACTTGATGAGGACGAGGACACATGGAGTACTTCAGCACAAGAAAATGGGAG CCAAGCCACGAGTACTGGAGCATAA